The DNA sequence GATCACCTTGATGCCGCGGTTGTACGAGGCCACCAGGGTGCCCTCGGAGGTCGCCATCGGGACCAGGAAGTCGCCCTTGGCGTGTTCGCCATTGATGGTGATCGGCCCGGCCAGTCCCATCGGCACCTGCGCAACCCCGATGAAATGTTCGCAGTTGCCCTTGGTCAGGTGCGGGTCGAAGGAGTGCTTCCCGATGTGGGCCAGCGTGGCGCCGGTCTCCTTCTCGATGAAGGCCTGCCGGGCCCGGATGGCGGCCTCGCTGTAGTCGTCCTCCGCGTCGCGGGGGATGCGGACGAGGGTGTGGCCCCCTTCCTGGATCGAGTCCTCGACGTCGAAGCTGAGCTTGCCGAACCCCTTGGTCTTGACCGCCAGGGCGATGGTGTGCTTGCCGGGCCCGACCGCCGGGTGCCTGGCGACCAGCGAGAGGATCATCCCGACCGGGAACTCGATCGGGGCGCCCCCGGCGATGCTGTCGGCGGTCAGGATCCGGCCGCCCGGGAGGTGAATGGCGACTTGGTCAAGCGGGATGGCCACCCCGTCGATGGAGACCGACAGCACCGCGGTGATCTCGACGTTGCTGAGGCGGTTCTTGATGCCGAACCGGACGCCCTGCTCGACGTTCGTCAGGCTGCCGAGGGTGTAGAGCTTCTTGAGCAGGAGGGTCGGGATGAACATACGGGGCTTTCTCCAGGGTCTGGGCCGGCCGGGACGGGTCGCTGAACACCCTGTATCTATCACCAATTCAACGACTTCGCCAGACGCGCCGATGGCGGTCGGGGAAGGGGGGATGGGGAGGCCGGTCGGGCGCGAGGGGCCCGGCAATGCCGCGGTGCGGCAAAACGGGGTTGACATTGTGCCGCAGTGCGGTATATTCCGGTCACTTCAGGAGGCGACACGTGGTTCGACTGGTCAAGCGCTATGGCGGCGGGAGCCGCAAACTCTACGACACCGAGGAGAGCCGGTACGTCTCGCTCGAGGAGGTGGCGGGGTGGGTGCGCGAGGGCCAGGAGGTGCAGGTGCTGGAGAGCGGCAGCGGCGAGGATGTCACGCGGCAGGTACTGGCGCAGATTATCCTCGACGGCGAGAAGCAGGGCAAGTCCGTGCTTTCGGTCGACCTCTTCCACGATGTCATTCGGCGGGGCGAAGCGGCCCTCCACGCCAGGGTGGAGCAGTTGCAGGAGGGCGTGGATCGGCTGGTAAAGGCCTCGGTGGATCATCTCCCGCCGGTCCGGGGGGCGCGGGACGAGATGGAGGCCCTGCGGGAAGGGATCGCCGGACTCGAGCAGGCGCTCCGGGATCTGGAAGCGCCGGCCGCGAAGCCGAAAGCGAGGAAGCGCAAGTCAGGACACGGCGCCCGGCGTGGCCGGGCTGAAGGATAGAGCGTACGCAGGCAGAATCTCACACGAACCAACGGACCGCTCCGCGGTCTGAACTCAGGAGGAAGTTATGGCACGCAACAACCGCAGCAACACGGCCCTGATGGTCAAGGACAACGCGCAGCACATCTGGCTCGCCGGTCTCGGCGCGCTGGCCACTGCCGGCGAAGAGGGCAACCGGGTGTTCGAGGATCTCGTCGAGAAGGGCGCCAAGCTGGAGAAGACCGGCCGCGCACGGCTCGAAAAGGTGCTGGCCAAGGCGCAGGGACGCGCCCGCTCGCTCCGCGGCGATGCGGAAGGCGCCATCGGCCGGGTGTCCGCGCCGATTGACGCCGGTGTCTCGACCGCGCTGAACAAGCTCGGTATCCCGACCCGCAAGGAAATCCTGGCGCTGACCCGCCGGGTCGAAGAGTTGACCCGCACGGTCCAGGG is a window from the Gemmatimonadales bacterium genome containing:
- a CDS encoding polyhydroxyalkanoate synthesis regulator DNA-binding domain-containing protein, which encodes MVRLVKRYGGGSRKLYDTEESRYVSLEEVAGWVREGQEVQVLESGSGEDVTRQVLAQIILDGEKQGKSVLSVDLFHDVIRRGEAALHARVEQLQEGVDRLVKASVDHLPPVRGARDEMEALREGIAGLEQALRDLEAPAAKPKARKRKSGHGARRGRAEG
- a CDS encoding phasin family protein; translated protein: MARNNRSNTALMVKDNAQHIWLAGLGALATAGEEGNRVFEDLVEKGAKLEKTGRARLEKVLAKAQGRARSLRGDAEGAIGRVSAPIDAGVSTALNKLGIPTRKEILALTRRVEELTRTVQGAKKQPAKRRAAKKATRRTAK